The window AACTAAAAAATAATTGAAATGATCAAACACCTGCCGACCAAACTGGCTGGCAGGTAACTTTTGTTATAAGAAGTAAAAATTACTTTTTTTCAAAGTCTTTATAGAGTAAGGAAGGTTGGATCCCTTGATTCGCTTGGTACTTTCCTGATTTGTATTCGCTGATTTCCCCTTCCACAGTATGGTAGAATATCTGGCAAATTTGCACACCTGAATACACACGTAACGGATGAGTCACTTGGATTTCCAAAGTCCAAAATCCTTTAAACCCCACATCTCCAAATCCAGCAGTGATATGAACAAACATTCCAAGTCTTCCTATGGAAGACCTTCCCTCTAACATGGGAACAAGGTTATGAGTTTCCGTGAATTCTATGGTTCTTCCTAAATACAAATTCCCCGGTTCAAGCAACAAACCTTCTTCCGGAATTTTTAAGGTTCGTACAGGATTTGGTTTTTTCATATCCAATGGAAATTCAGAATAAACCAATAAATCTTCGTGTAATCGTAAATTATAGGAATTTGGATTTAATAGTTTTTCATCATAGGGTTCAATTTTGATATCGGAACCGAGTCTTTTTAAAATTTCTTTGCCAGTTAAAATCAAAGTTCATTCTCCCTTAAATATTGGTTTTCTTTTTTCGGCGAAAGCTTGTAAGGCTTCTAATCTATCTTTCGATGTTAACGTTTCAGAATAACACAATTGTTCCCAAACTAATGCTGATTCCATTGGCAATTGGAACCCTTGCCGAATTGCCTTTTTCGCAGCAGAAACAGCGATAGGTGCAGATTCTGATATCTCCCTTGCTAAGGCAAGAGAAGAATCCTTAAGTTCCTCTGGATTCACAACTTTCGAAACCAAACCCCGTTCAAGTGCCTCGACACTTGTTAATTTTTTACCAGAAAAAATCCATTCCATCGCAGTTGCTTCTCCAACAATACGAGATAATCTTTGTGTTCCGCCAGCGCCAGGGATGATACCAAGTTTTGTTTCGGTTAAACCCATAATTGCTGTACTATTCGCATAACGAATATCACACGAAATTGCCAATTCTAAACCACCTCCAAACGCAAAGCCGTTAATGGCTGCAATCGTAGGGATTGGTAAGTTTGTCAATCTGGAAAAACATAGATTGATATTTCGAAGGAAAGTTTTGACTTCTGTTTCCGACATAGTCTTTCGTTCCTTTAAGTCGGCACCTGAACAGAAGGAATCTCCGACTCCCATGATCACAAGGGCTCGAAATTTACCTGATTCTACGTTTGCAATACAGTTCTGTAACTCATTCAAAAATTGAATCGAAATCGCGTTTTTTGCCTCAGGTCGATTCAATTCCATGAATGCTACATAAGAATCAATCGTTTGGAGTGAGACAGTGTTCATAGAATTTCCCGTAATGTAAAAAATAGAAATGAATCTTGGAAAAAATATCCGATAATGGAAAAAGCAGTCATGAGAAGGATTTTATACACAATCGGATTCTCACTAGTGTTTGGAAACAGTTTTTCCTGCATTAAATCGTCATCAGAAGACCCCTTGGCAGCCCTTCTGACTTCACCACCTGTGATTTCATCTGTGACCCCTCAAATCGGCACACCGACTCAAAACAATTCCAATGCATTTTATACCGCGACAGAAGTGATCATCAAAGGTGAAAATTTTGGCCTCGAACCCGTGGTTCGGTTCAATGACACAGTAGCGACGCTCTCTTTGAATTTAGGCACTGAACTTTATACGAAAGTTCCTGATGGAACATATTCTGGTTACATCACCGTTTCGAAATCAGGTGGTTCCTGTTTACCGAATTCCAAAACGGGTGTGAATTGTTCCGGAATGGAATTTTTCGTCGATTGTTACTCAGTGACAAACAAACAGTATGGACCCGAAATCGAACT of the Leptospira biflexa serovar Patoc strain 'Patoc 1 (Paris)' genome contains:
- the dcd gene encoding dCTP deaminase, producing MILTGKEILKRLGSDIKIEPYDEKLLNPNSYNLRLHEDLLVYSEFPLDMKKPNPVRTLKIPEEGLLLEPGNLYLGRTIEFTETHNLVPMLEGRSSIGRLGMFVHITAGFGDVGFKGFWTLEIQVTHPLRVYSGVQICQIFYHTVEGEISEYKSGKYQANQGIQPSLLYKDFEKK
- a CDS encoding enoyl-CoA hydratase-related protein; translation: MNTVSLQTIDSYVAFMELNRPEAKNAISIQFLNELQNCIANVESGKFRALVIMGVGDSFCSGADLKERKTMSETEVKTFLRNINLCFSRLTNLPIPTIAAINGFAFGGGLELAISCDIRYANSTAIMGLTETKLGIIPGAGGTQRLSRIVGEATAMEWIFSGKKLTSVEALERGLVSKVVNPEELKDSSLALAREISESAPIAVSAAKKAIRQGFQLPMESALVWEQLCYSETLTSKDRLEALQAFAEKRKPIFKGE
- a CDS encoding LIC10067 family putative lipoprotein codes for the protein MRRILYTIGFSLVFGNSFSCIKSSSEDPLAALLTSPPVISSVTPQIGTPTQNNSNAFYTATEVIIKGENFGLEPVVRFNDTVATLSLNLGTELYTKVPDGTYSGYITVSKSGGSCLPNSKTGVNCSGMEFFVDCYSVTNKQYGPEIELKQGQGISVEYDGNETKAFRTDTLLSERNLTISCESVVTVRVFSRSCQATDYVLQNNPIIPFPSGVATQFYITAESATCSLVL